One genomic window of Caenorhabditis elegans chromosome I includes the following:
- the F57C9.4 gene encoding C2H2-type domain-containing protein (Confirmed by transcript evidence), translating into MTSLIDSRVLYESDFSIFNGRLCSLRISAVTNNEEGIEKIRITSPSDATILLDTSISSDECSSFIEILKEISTARKSDPSILGPRIETIHSENEYPFQMVIEPINREKHSGKTLPLSHPPPQERCDYVLQLYAKEKVQHQSQKTKVEELTKQLQQARVDYNTLKQRCDFQEKEIALLRQITSSTGSGNRKRSRDDSETTHIKKRRCGCGDDGESCGSDCDGMDDDEEDETDTDVQMFRAATAQLQMAAAGRNTQNGNVSSEEGNKNEMPNFMEQLEKFSSVIVKGPNLPSTSTMSTMHIKMENGKEQSGPLLLRNSPNDQNQKVVGVVQYVICQLCPEEEQKSMDLSNQKQMEEHFLNKHVDKEKKKCEACPSDQFQPHNIGQHYRLHTNSVFACEHCGKRGRRNFLKTHIRTHTGERPYRCDTCSKSFTDASTLRRHGLVHTGEKKYQCPVCGRAIARKDNVKAHIRSHGIQI; encoded by the exons ATGACATCATTAATCGATTCGAGGGTGCTCTACGAGagtgatttttccattttcaacgGTCGACTATGTTCTCTACGCATATCAGCTGTTACCAATAATGAAGAGGGTATTGAAAAA attcgaaTAACGTCTCCTTCCGATGCTACAATTTTGCTAGATACATCGATCAGTTCTGACGAGTGTTccagttttattgaaattttgaaagaaatctCCACGGCACGGAAAAGCGATCCATCGATTTTAGGACCACGGATTGAAACAATACATTCGGAAAATGAATATCCATTTCAAATGGTTATTGAACCGATTAACAGAGAAAAACATTCGGGAAAAACTCTTCCACTTTCTCATCCACCACCACAGGAACGATGTGATTATGTTCTTCAATTATatgcaaaagaaaaa gtacAACACCAAagccaaaaaacaaaagtggAAGAGTTGACGAAGCAACTTCAACAAGCCAGAGTTGATTATAACACA CTAAAACAACGATGTGactttcaagaaaaagaaattgcaCTTCTCCGGCAGATTACAAGTTCCACAGGATCtggaaatcgaaaaagaagTCGTGACGATTCTGAAACTACGCATATAAAAAAGCGAAGATGTGGATGTGGAGATGATGGAGAATCGTGTGGTTCTGATTGTGATGGAatggatgatgatgaagaagatgagaCTGATACAGATGTTCAAATGTTTCGAGCAGCCACAGCTCAATTGCAAATGGCTGCAGCAGGAAGGAATACTCAAAATG gtaatGTTTCATCGGAAGaaggaaataaaaatgaaatgccAAATTTTATGGAACAACTCGAGAAGTTTTCCAGTGTTATTGTAAAAG gtCCAAACCTTCCATCAACCTCTACAATGAGCACAATGCacataaaaatggaaaatggaaaagagcAATCAGGCCCTCTTCTACTACGAAATTCACCGAATGATCAAAATCAGAAAGTCGTTGGAGTTGTTCAATACGTAATATGTCAACTGTGTCcagaagaagaacaaaaatcgatggaTTTATCGAATCAGAAGCAAATGgaagaacattttctgaataagCATGTTGATaaggagaaaaagaaatgcGAAGCTTGTCCGTCGGATCAGTTTCAGCCACATAATATTGGACAACATTATCGATTGCATACAAATAG TGTATTTGCATGCGAGCATTGCGGCAAACGAGGACgtcggaattttttgaagaccCACATTCGAACACACACTGGTGAAAGACCATACAGA TGTGACACATGTTCGAAATCGTTCACCGATGCCTCAACACTGCGTCGCCACGGACTTGTGCACACTGGTGAAAAGAAATATCAATGCCCGGTGTGTGGACGAGCGATTGCACGGAAAGATAACGTTAAAGCTCACATTCGAAGTcacggaattcaaatttaa
- the glo-2 gene encoding Biogenesis of lysosome-related organelles complex 1 subunit 7 (Confirmed by transcript evidence), with product MSNTEHNVESKNVTDTLDEILRLQEDIQARIGSSNHNLETNFESIKDFVSRAHAYIPILNQISKDMIEICERTQALKKKTSQLELSDTNIEDGSTTSTPTTTNKSQ from the exons ATGAGCAACACCGAGCACAACGTCGAATCGAAGAACGTCACAGATACATTAGACGAGATTTT acgaCTCCAAGAAGACATTCAGGCACGAATAGGAAGTTCAAATCACAATCTGGAAACGAATTTCGAGAGTATCAAGGATTTc gtttccCGTGCTCATGCCTACATTCCGATTCTGAATCAAATATCGAAGGATATGATCGAAATCTGCGAACGGACACAAGCATTGAAGAAAAAGACGAGTCAATTGGAATTATCCGATACGAATATCGAAGACGGAAG CACGACCTCCACTCCAACAACGACCAACAAAAGTCAATAG
- the F57C9.4 gene encoding C2H2-type domain-containing protein (Confirmed by transcript evidence) — MTSLIDSRVLYESDFSIFNGRLCSLRISAVTNNEEGIEKIRITSPSDATILLDTSISSDECSSFIEILKEISTARKSDPSILGPRIETIHSENEYPFQMVIEPINREKHSGKTLPLSHPPPQERCDYVLQLYAKEKVQHQSQKTKVEELTKQLQQARVDYNTLKQRCDFQEKEIALLRQITSSTGSGNRKRSRDDSETTHIKKRRCGCGDDGESCGSDCDGMDDDEEDETDTDVQMFRAATAQLQMAAAGRNTQNGTSSHQKLKRKIPKSQSVSIGNARGMVTLPNLLQPKLEESDDGYNYSGRSSTQSNIDKLELAVRRESIVDIGRAVIDGIKNKTLTENQLEEFCKTTHRPNISIFRFYKDSEECTKEENEAIMMGQTVMMKMLDPQEKAIAGVQASISSLSASFANQTKLGLIKHQRLTRSYVTLPVDYFPSIDLTEAYNSSNLFGADATMQLTNFYQTVLKNVLNPVYMIWIYTYRPSTVRTCDKHFVEFPQNVITTLFDMTTDIVGLYLPEYLLDGEIDPMDPFLLTIDAVDPFEEIMRRRTERKLANTTFNHALGRAMKNLRSYHYDPTRGILLNCSEKKNCGMHLQWEQMRKFREYCRKENVACDDATPEEMIAFNLRASKVHYEDYSPGDASTSLNNINPATET, encoded by the exons ATGACATCATTAATCGATTCGAGGGTGCTCTACGAGagtgatttttccattttcaacgGTCGACTATGTTCTCTACGCATATCAGCTGTTACCAATAATGAAGAGGGTATTGAAAAA attcgaaTAACGTCTCCTTCCGATGCTACAATTTTGCTAGATACATCGATCAGTTCTGACGAGTGTTccagttttattgaaattttgaaagaaatctCCACGGCACGGAAAAGCGATCCATCGATTTTAGGACCACGGATTGAAACAATACATTCGGAAAATGAATATCCATTTCAAATGGTTATTGAACCGATTAACAGAGAAAAACATTCGGGAAAAACTCTTCCACTTTCTCATCCACCACCACAGGAACGATGTGATTATGTTCTTCAATTATatgcaaaagaaaaa gtacAACACCAAagccaaaaaacaaaagtggAAGAGTTGACGAAGCAACTTCAACAAGCCAGAGTTGATTATAACACA CTAAAACAACGATGTGactttcaagaaaaagaaattgcaCTTCTCCGGCAGATTACAAGTTCCACAGGATCtggaaatcgaaaaagaagTCGTGACGATTCTGAAACTACGCATATAAAAAAGCGAAGATGTGGATGTGGAGATGATGGAGAATCGTGTGGTTCTGATTGTGATGGAatggatgatgatgaagaagatgagaCTGATACAGATGTTCAAATGTTTCGAGCAGCCACAGCTCAATTGCAAATGGCTGCAGCAGGAAGGAATACTCAAAATG gcacctcttcacatcaaaaactgaaacgaaaaattccaaaaagtcagTCGGTTTCTATTGGAAATGCTCGTGGAATGGTCACACTTCCCAACTTATTGCAACCAAAATTAGAAGAAAGTGACGACGGATATAATTATTCTGGACGAAGCTCGACTCAATCAAATATTG ACAAGCTGGAGTTGGCGGTTCGTCGGGAGAGTATAGTAGACATCGGAAGAGCCGTCATTGATggtataaaaaacaaaactctaactgaaaatcaattggAG gaattttgcaaaaccaCTCACAGACCTAACATCTCAATTTTCCGATTCTACAAAGATTCGGAAGAATGCACCAAAGAGGAAAATGAAGCAATTATGATGGGACAAACTGTTATg ATGAAAATGTTGGATCCACAAGAAAAAGCAATCGCCGGAGTTCAAGCATCAATCAGCTCACTTTCAGCAAGTTTTGCGAATCAGACCAAGCTTGGACTGATCAAGCATCAGAGGCTTACTCGTTCATATGTGACTCTGCCTGTTGACTATTTCCCTTCAATCGATCTAACGGAAGCCTATAACTCATCTAATCTCTTCGGAGCCGACGCTACAATGCAGCTCACCAACTTCTACCAAACTGTGCTCAAAAAC GTTTTAAATCCGGTTTATATGATCTGGATCTACACATACCGGCCATCAACTGTCAGAACTTGTGACAAACATTTTGTGGAATTCCCTCAAAACGTCATTACCACGTTATTTG atatgACTACCGATATTGTAGGCCTCTACCTTCCTGAATACTTACTCGACGGTGAAATTGACCCCATGGACCC ATTTCTTCTAACAATTGATGCTGTCGATCCATTTGAAGAGATTATGAGACGTCGTACCGaaagaaaattggcaaacacTACATTCAATCATGCTCTTGGAAGAGCAAT gAAAAATCTGCGGAGCTACCATTACGATCCAACAAGAGGTATTCTGTTGAATTGCAGTGAAAAGAAGAACTGCGGAATGCATTTACAATGGGAACAAATGCGAAAGTTccgggagtactgtaggaagGAAAATGTTGCCTGTGATGATGCGACTCCGGAAGAAATGATTGCTTT caatctcCGTGCATCTAAAGTACATTACGAAGACTATAGCCCTGGTGATGCATCTACATCGTTGAATAATATTAACCCGGCAACAGAAACTTAA
- the glo-2 gene encoding Biogenesis of lysosome-related organelles complex 1 subunit 6 (Confirmed by transcript evidence), which translates to MSNTEHNVESKNVTDTLDEILRLQEDIQARIGSSNHNLETNFESIKDFVSRAHAYIPILNQISKDMIEICERTQALKKKTSQLELSDTNIEDGR; encoded by the exons ATGAGCAACACCGAGCACAACGTCGAATCGAAGAACGTCACAGATACATTAGACGAGATTTT acgaCTCCAAGAAGACATTCAGGCACGAATAGGAAGTTCAAATCACAATCTGGAAACGAATTTCGAGAGTATCAAGGATTTc gtttccCGTGCTCATGCCTACATTCCGATTCTGAATCAAATATCGAAGGATATGATCGAAATCTGCGAACGGACACAAGCATTGAAGAAAAAGACGAGTCAATTGGAATTATCCGATACGAATATCGAAGACGGAAGGTGA
- the htp-3 gene encoding HORMA domain-containing protein (Confirmed by transcript evidence), protein MDESFDSSVVPGSLTSDDRAIFNEQTLKNGDENSKSSLEVMANCVYLANSTILRERKVIPAEYFQDFQVYGDVSGYTLRQDIPEGRSVSSKLLASHDAIRQKLLQKLAIVVEESLNTNPVETFVWTFVYDSTTSASAEIGYGGRKSKFVVNYLNMDDTAQQFCKMFSELRNVLSLLRPLPRGLIPSMKVAYRGEPEFVPGFQQVDDFVNPEQINLGAVSFPHGNGFQFAYASKFMVEQPSAIRPPVEVSHFEDDLLNSTITPIEVVRDNTMNCAENPELDEIYFSPGRQEVRMDEDVANESIRCNPSMASEMMVLQSEYNVLIADNDEVPMVVERERSPIVKAAKKRSTRAPAVPITPTEPASPVESPVKEQPQKAPKAQMRRSSKRTTKNNERCEQKEEEPIVNPKRRSARRLVPPVEVDEQPEEQNDDDAQNSLQIDSDAQNSLQIDSDAIITSPEKRNESKSAIPEEAADLDNTTSEKQESSTARYGVSNTSINRKKPDPVANPVSEEAQVDLANGSIPDKRPRKRKYGRVSSILDVADLPTDDTVEEDVRESPIYGRVPSILDVARAEENDAQNDAQDAQNEIAVEGLADLSIDTEQHEEAAPINVTGHQSESVPIIVTEHQSEEAQTVVTEQPAGAASVIAAERHYGRVSSILDVAGSFADVDPSGAAPAIATERHYGRVSSILDVAGSLSDVDPQEDTESSTQNQSTSKKFKPNPPKAMRYGQSPNMPSRRGN, encoded by the exons ATGGACGAAAGCTTCGACTCTTCTGTTGTCCCTGGCTCTCTGACGAGTGATGACAGG gctatATTCAACGagcaaacattgaaaaatggtgatgaaaattcgaaaagctcTCTTGAAGTGATGGCCAACTGCGTTTATCTTGCAAACTCAACAATTCTCCGTGAACGGAAAGTTATTCCTGCGGAATACTTCCaggattttcaagtttatg GAGATGTCAGCGGATATACTTTGCGACAAGACATTCCAGAAGGACGGAGTGTGTCTTCGAAGCTTTTGGCGTCTCATGACGCGATCCGTCAGAAACTCCTTCAG AAACTCGCTATTGTCGTTGAAGAGTCACTAAACACGAATCCCGTGGAAACGTTTGTCTGGACCTTTGTCTATGACTCAACCACATCTGCAAGTGCCGAAATCGGATACGGAGG GCGTAAATCTAAATTTGTGGTGAATTATTTAAACATGGATGATACTGCTCAACAGTTTTGCAAGATGTTCAGCGAGCTTAGAAATGTTCTAAGCCTGCTCCGTCCGCTACCAAGAGGCCTCATTCCATCGATGAAAGTAGCATACAGAGGAG AACCGGAATTCGTTCCCGGATTTCAACAAGTCGACGATTTTGTGAATCCTGAGCAGATCAATCTTGGTGCTGTTAGTTTTCCTCACGGCAATGG ATTTCAATTCGCATATGCCTCGAAATTCATGGTTGAACAGCCTTCAGCCATTCGTCCACCAGTGGAAGTTTCTCATTTTGAAGATGATTTGCTCAACTCAACGATCACACCGATCGAAGTTGTTCGAGATAACACAATGAATTGTGCTGAGAATCCTGAACTTGACGAAATCTATTTTTCACCAG GTCGTCAAGAAGTACGTATGGACGAAGATGTGGCAAACGAATCAATTCGTTGTAATCCAAGTATGGCCAGTGAAATGATGGTTCTGCAGTCCGAATATAATGTATTGATTGCTGATAATGATGAAGTTCCAATGGTTGTTGAAAGGGAACGTTCTCCAATAGTGAAAGCTGCAAAGAAACGTTCAACGAGAGCTCCCGCTGTCCCGATAACTCCAACGGAACCGGCTTCTCCCGTGGAGTCCCCGGTGAAAGAGCAACCTCAAAAAGCGCCAAAAGCTCAGATGAGACGTTCCAGTAAACGCACCACGAAGAACAATGAACGATGCGAacagaaagaagaagaaccaATAGTGAACCCAAAAAgg AGAAGTGCTCGTCGGCTTGTACCTCCAGTTGAAGTCGATGAACAGCCAGAAGAacaaaatgatgatgatgctcAGAATTCTCTTCAAATTGACTCTGATGCTCAGAATTCTCTTCAAATTGACTCTGATGCTATTATCACCTCTCCCGAGAAGAGAAATGAATCAAAGTCTGCAATACCTGAGGAAGCTGCGGATCTAGATAATACTACATCTGAGAAGCAGGAGAGCTCAACAGCAAGATATGGCGTTTCAAATACTTCTATTAACAGGAAAAAACCAGACCCAGTTGCAAATCCGGTTTCGGAAGAGGCTCAGGTAGATTTGGCGAACGGTAGTATCCCGGATAAAAGACCACGGAAGAGAAAATATGGACGAGTGTCGAGTATTCTCGACGTCGCTGATCTGCCAACTGACGATACAGTGGAGGAAGACGTTCGTGAAAGTCCCATCTACGGTCGTGTACCAAGTATATTGGATGTAGCAAGGGCTGAGGAGAACGATGCTCAAAATGATGCTCAAGATGCTCAAAATGAAATTGCTGTTGAGGGACTTGCCGACTTATCAATTGACACCGAGCAGCATGAAGAAGCAGCTCCAATTAATGTTACTGGTCATCAATCGGAGAGCGTTCCAATCATTGTGACGGAGCATCAGTCTGAAGAAGCTCAAACGGTTGTCACGGAGCAACCAGCAGGAGCAGCTTCAGTTATTGCTGCGGAGAGACACTACGGCCGAGTTTCGAGTATTCTCGATGTAGCTGGTTCGTTCGCTGACGTAGATCCATCAGGTGCCGCTCCAGCTATTGCCACAGAGAGACACTACGGCCGAGTTTCGAGTATTCTTGATGTAGCTGGTTCGTTAAGTGACGTAGATCCACAGGAAGATACCGAAAGCTCCACTCAAAACCAATCGACTTCCAAGAAATTCAAACCAAACCCTCCAAAGGCAATGAGGTACGGCCAGTCGCCGAACATGCCAAGTAGAAGAGGAAACTGA
- the F57C9.4 gene encoding C2H2-type domain-containing protein (Confirmed by transcript evidence), whose product MTSLIDSRVLYESDFSIFNGRLCSLRISAVTNNEEGIEKIRITSPSDATILLDTSISSDECSSFIEILKEISTARKSDPSILGPRIETIHSENEYPFQMVIEPINREKHSGKTLPLSHPPPQERCDYVLQLYAKEKVQHQSQKTKVEELTKQLQQARVDYNTLKQRCDFQEKEIALLRQITSSTGSGNRKRSRDDSETTHIKKRRCGCGDDGESCGSDCDGMDDDEEDETDTDVQMFRAATAQLQMAAAGRNTQNGTSSHQKLKRKIPKSQSVSIGNARGMVTLPNLLQPKLEESDDGYNYSGRSSTQSNIDKLELAVRRESIVDIGRAVIDGIKNKTLTENQLEEFCKTTHRPNISIFRFYKDSEECTKEENEAIMMGQTVMMKMLDPQEKAIAGVQASISSLSASFANQTKLGLIKHQRLTRSYVTLPVDYFPSIDLTEAYNSSNLFGADATMQLTNFYQTVLKNVLNPVYMIWIYTYRPSTVRTCDKHFVEFPQNVITTLFDMTTDIVGLYLPEYLLDGEIDPMDPFLLTIDAVDPFEEIMRRRTERKLANTTFNHALGRAMKNLRSYHYDPTRGILLNCSEKKNCGMHLQWEQMRKFREYCRKENVACDDATPEEMIAFNLRASKVHYEDYSPGNVSSEEGNKNEMPNFMEQLEKFSSVIVKGPNLPSTSTMSTMHIKMENGKEQSGPLLLRNSPNDQNQKVVGVVQYVICQLCPEEEQKSMDLSNQKQMEEHFLNKHVDKEKKKCEACPSDQFQPHNIGQHYRLHTNSVFACEHCGKRGRRNFLKTHIRTHTGERPYRCDTCSKSFTDASTLRRHGLVHTGEKKYQCPVCGRAIARKDNVKAHIRSHGIQI is encoded by the exons ATGACATCATTAATCGATTCGAGGGTGCTCTACGAGagtgatttttccattttcaacgGTCGACTATGTTCTCTACGCATATCAGCTGTTACCAATAATGAAGAGGGTATTGAAAAA attcgaaTAACGTCTCCTTCCGATGCTACAATTTTGCTAGATACATCGATCAGTTCTGACGAGTGTTccagttttattgaaattttgaaagaaatctCCACGGCACGGAAAAGCGATCCATCGATTTTAGGACCACGGATTGAAACAATACATTCGGAAAATGAATATCCATTTCAAATGGTTATTGAACCGATTAACAGAGAAAAACATTCGGGAAAAACTCTTCCACTTTCTCATCCACCACCACAGGAACGATGTGATTATGTTCTTCAATTATatgcaaaagaaaaa gtacAACACCAAagccaaaaaacaaaagtggAAGAGTTGACGAAGCAACTTCAACAAGCCAGAGTTGATTATAACACA CTAAAACAACGATGTGactttcaagaaaaagaaattgcaCTTCTCCGGCAGATTACAAGTTCCACAGGATCtggaaatcgaaaaagaagTCGTGACGATTCTGAAACTACGCATATAAAAAAGCGAAGATGTGGATGTGGAGATGATGGAGAATCGTGTGGTTCTGATTGTGATGGAatggatgatgatgaagaagatgagaCTGATACAGATGTTCAAATGTTTCGAGCAGCCACAGCTCAATTGCAAATGGCTGCAGCAGGAAGGAATACTCAAAATG gcacctcttcacatcaaaaactgaaacgaaaaattccaaaaagtcagTCGGTTTCTATTGGAAATGCTCGTGGAATGGTCACACTTCCCAACTTATTGCAACCAAAATTAGAAGAAAGTGACGACGGATATAATTATTCTGGACGAAGCTCGACTCAATCAAATATTG ACAAGCTGGAGTTGGCGGTTCGTCGGGAGAGTATAGTAGACATCGGAAGAGCCGTCATTGATggtataaaaaacaaaactctaactgaaaatcaattggAG gaattttgcaaaaccaCTCACAGACCTAACATCTCAATTTTCCGATTCTACAAAGATTCGGAAGAATGCACCAAAGAGGAAAATGAAGCAATTATGATGGGACAAACTGTTATg ATGAAAATGTTGGATCCACAAGAAAAAGCAATCGCCGGAGTTCAAGCATCAATCAGCTCACTTTCAGCAAGTTTTGCGAATCAGACCAAGCTTGGACTGATCAAGCATCAGAGGCTTACTCGTTCATATGTGACTCTGCCTGTTGACTATTTCCCTTCAATCGATCTAACGGAAGCCTATAACTCATCTAATCTCTTCGGAGCCGACGCTACAATGCAGCTCACCAACTTCTACCAAACTGTGCTCAAAAAC GTTTTAAATCCGGTTTATATGATCTGGATCTACACATACCGGCCATCAACTGTCAGAACTTGTGACAAACATTTTGTGGAATTCCCTCAAAACGTCATTACCACGTTATTTG atatgACTACCGATATTGTAGGCCTCTACCTTCCTGAATACTTACTCGACGGTGAAATTGACCCCATGGACCC ATTTCTTCTAACAATTGATGCTGTCGATCCATTTGAAGAGATTATGAGACGTCGTACCGaaagaaaattggcaaacacTACATTCAATCATGCTCTTGGAAGAGCAAT gAAAAATCTGCGGAGCTACCATTACGATCCAACAAGAGGTATTCTGTTGAATTGCAGTGAAAAGAAGAACTGCGGAATGCATTTACAATGGGAACAAATGCGAAAGTTccgggagtactgtaggaagGAAAATGTTGCCTGTGATGATGCGACTCCGGAAGAAATGATTGCTTT caatctcCGTGCATCTAAAGTACATTACGAAGACTATAGCCCTG gtaatGTTTCATCGGAAGaaggaaataaaaatgaaatgccAAATTTTATGGAACAACTCGAGAAGTTTTCCAGTGTTATTGTAAAAG gtCCAAACCTTCCATCAACCTCTACAATGAGCACAATGCacataaaaatggaaaatggaaaagagcAATCAGGCCCTCTTCTACTACGAAATTCACCGAATGATCAAAATCAGAAAGTCGTTGGAGTTGTTCAATACGTAATATGTCAACTGTGTCcagaagaagaacaaaaatcgatggaTTTATCGAATCAGAAGCAAATGgaagaacattttctgaataagCATGTTGATaaggagaaaaagaaatgcGAAGCTTGTCCGTCGGATCAGTTTCAGCCACATAATATTGGACAACATTATCGATTGCATACAAATAG TGTATTTGCATGCGAGCATTGCGGCAAACGAGGACgtcggaattttttgaagaccCACATTCGAACACACACTGGTGAAAGACCATACAGA TGTGACACATGTTCGAAATCGTTCACCGATGCCTCAACACTGCGTCGCCACGGACTTGTGCACACTGGTGAAAAGAAATATCAATGCCCGGTGTGTGGACGAGCGATTGCACGGAAAGATAACGTTAAAGCTCACATTCGAAGTcacggaattcaaatttaa